The proteins below are encoded in one region of Sphingobacterium sp. R2:
- the sppA gene encoding signal peptide peptidase SppA encodes MKSFFKYVLATITGIVISFVVLFIVLMGIIGAIISSASSDQEVVVKSNSVLYLSFDYDITERSEANPLGSLNLPGYSTKNIGLDDILARIKYAATDGNIKGIYLDASHVGVGFASLKEVRDELLAFKKTGKFVVAYNAGYDQKAYYVASIADKVYVNPQGTIDFKGLASSTMFYKDLLDKVGVEMQIVKVGTFKSAVEPYFLNKMSEPNRLQVTSYLGSIYTTFIDEIAASRKISSDSLRAIANNYLVRDADDAVKYKLADAKLYKDELLSDLRKRLKISEKDDISFVSLLDYNKKVKDDVSGSEVAVLYAAGEIVDGEGTGPGQIGGDKFSRELRKLREDDAVKAVVLRVNSPGGSALASDIIWREVVLTKKVKPVIVSMGDLAASGGYYISAAADSIFAEPTTITGSIGVFGVIPNFQNLMNNKIGVHYDGVKTGRFADLMTSFDRPLTAEERDIIQREVDKVYGTFTKVVADGRKLSIADVDSIGQGRVWTGAQGVNNKLVDRLGNLDAAIQAAAKKAKLSNYKVSQYPEKEDPFTSILNNSKEKVQVWLAKEQMGEYYRYFDVMKKATAQTGVQARLPYSVEIH; translated from the coding sequence ATGAAATCATTTTTTAAATATGTACTGGCAACAATTACAGGGATTGTAATCTCTTTTGTTGTGTTGTTTATTGTCTTGATGGGAATTATTGGAGCGATTATCAGCTCGGCATCCTCTGATCAGGAAGTTGTTGTTAAAAGCAATTCGGTTTTATACCTGTCTTTTGATTATGATATTACCGAAAGAAGTGAAGCCAATCCGTTGGGGAGTCTCAATCTTCCCGGTTATTCGACCAAAAATATTGGACTAGATGATATTTTGGCAAGGATCAAGTATGCGGCTACAGATGGAAATATTAAGGGTATTTATTTAGATGCGAGTCATGTCGGTGTTGGCTTTGCAAGTTTAAAGGAAGTAAGGGACGAACTTTTGGCCTTTAAAAAGACGGGTAAATTTGTTGTTGCTTATAATGCCGGCTACGACCAAAAGGCTTATTATGTGGCGAGCATCGCTGATAAGGTATATGTTAATCCACAAGGTACAATCGATTTTAAAGGGTTGGCAAGTTCGACGATGTTTTATAAAGACTTGCTGGACAAGGTTGGTGTAGAGATGCAAATTGTCAAGGTAGGTACCTTTAAGAGTGCTGTTGAACCTTACTTTTTGAATAAAATGAGTGAGCCCAACCGTTTGCAGGTAACTTCTTATTTGGGAAGTATATATACTACTTTTATTGATGAAATAGCAGCAAGCAGAAAAATTTCTTCGGATTCATTGCGGGCGATAGCAAATAACTATCTAGTTCGGGATGCGGACGATGCGGTAAAATATAAGCTTGCGGATGCCAAGCTATATAAAGACGAACTTCTATCGGACTTGCGAAAACGTTTGAAAATTTCGGAAAAAGATGACATATCGTTCGTTTCCCTATTGGATTATAATAAGAAGGTAAAAGACGATGTGAGTGGATCTGAAGTCGCAGTTCTTTATGCTGCTGGAGAAATTGTTGACGGTGAGGGGACAGGACCGGGTCAAATCGGTGGTGATAAATTTTCCCGTGAACTACGGAAATTAAGAGAAGATGATGCTGTTAAAGCTGTTGTTTTGCGTGTCAATTCTCCTGGTGGATCTGCTCTAGCATCGGATATTATCTGGCGGGAGGTTGTTTTGACCAAGAAAGTGAAACCTGTAATCGTATCGATGGGAGATTTAGCTGCATCAGGGGGGTATTATATCTCGGCGGCAGCAGATTCGATATTTGCCGAACCGACTACAATTACAGGATCTATAGGTGTATTTGGTGTAATTCCTAATTTCCAAAATCTGATGAACAATAAAATTGGAGTGCATTATGATGGTGTAAAGACGGGTCGGTTTGCTGATTTGATGACTTCTTTCGATCGGCCGTTGACAGCAGAAGAAAGGGATATCATCCAGCGGGAAGTGGATAAAGTATATGGTACATTTACTAAAGTTGTTGCAGATGGCCGCAAATTATCCATCGCTGATGTGGATAGCATTGGACAGGGAAGAGTTTGGACTGGCGCGCAGGGAGTGAACAATAAATTGGTTGACCGACTGGGTAACTTGGATGCCGCAATTCAGGCTGCCGCTAAAAAGGCCAAATTGAGTAACTATAAAGTGTCCCAGTATCCGGAGAAAGAAGATCCTTTTACCTCAATATTGAATAATTCGAAAGAGAAAGTTCAAGTTTGGCTTGCCAAAGAGCAAATGGGCGAGTACTATCGCTATTTTGATGTTATGAAAAAAGCTACAGCACAGACGGGGGTACAGGCGAGATTGCCTTATAGCGTTGAGATTCATTAG
- the folK gene encoding 2-amino-4-hydroxy-6-hydroxymethyldihydropteridine diphosphokinase: MNKIYILLGTNLGDRFQQLNLARKQLEKHAGELIEASSIYETAAWGVRDQPAFLNQVILVASELPPLECLKLTQHIEQELGRVRKEKWGERVIDIDLLYFNQEIIDLPSLQIPHPYIAQRRFTLEPLAEIAPDYVHPVYKKNNVYLLDKCKDDLPVKKTSNNEPSRH, encoded by the coding sequence ATGAATAAGATATATATCCTATTGGGCACCAATCTAGGGGATCGCTTTCAGCAGCTTAATTTAGCGAGAAAGCAGCTCGAGAAACATGCTGGAGAGCTAATTGAAGCATCGTCAATTTATGAAACTGCTGCCTGGGGAGTTAGAGACCAACCTGCTTTTTTAAATCAGGTTATCTTGGTAGCTTCCGAATTACCACCCTTAGAATGCTTAAAACTAACACAGCATATCGAACAGGAATTAGGACGCGTACGTAAGGAAAAGTGGGGCGAAAGAGTTATTGACATCGACCTACTCTACTTCAACCAAGAAATCATCGACCTACCATCACTTCAGATTCCACACCCCTACATTGCCCAACGTAGGTTCACACTCGAACCCTTAGCGGAAATCGCCCCCGACTATGTTCACCCTGTTTACAAAAAAAATAATGTATATTTATTGGATAAATGCAAAGACGATTTACCTGTAAAGAAAACAAGCAACAATGAACCATCTCGACATTGA